The following is a genomic window from Coriobacteriaceae bacterium.
GGCGTGGGTGAGCAGGTCGATGACCTGCAGGAGTTTAACGCCAAAGATTTCTGCCGCGCCCTGGTGGGCGAGTCCAACTAAGGAGTAGCTAGTGTTTGATTCCCTGAGCGATCGCCTCAACGACACATTTGACCGCCTGCGCGGCAAGGGCAAGCTGACCGAGGCCGATATCACCTCGGCCATGCGTGACATTCGCATGGCGCTGCTCGAGGCCGACGTCAACTTTAAGGTCGTCAAGGAGTTCGTTGCCAAGACGAAGGAGCGCTGCATGACCGCCGAGGTCATGGAGTCGCTCTCGCCGGCGCAAAACGTCGTCAAGATCGTGCTCGACGAGCTCACCGAGATGCTCGGCTCCACCGAGAGCAAGCTCGTCTTTAGCAACCGCATTCCCAACGTCATCATGCTTGTGGGCCTGCAGGGCTCCGGTAAGACCACGGCGGCCGTAAAGCTGGCCTACCTGCTTAAGAAGCAGGGCCGCTCGCCACTGCTCGCCGCGTGCGACGTCTACCGTCCCGCCGCAGCCGACCAGTTGGCCACGCTCGGTGGCGAGATCGGCGTGCCGGTCTTCCGCGGCGACGGCGTGCATCCGGTCGACATCGCCAAGGGCGCTATCCAGGAAGCCGTCGACCACCTGCGCGACGTGGTCATCGTCGATACCGCCGGTCGTCTGCAGATCGATGAGCAGATGATGCAGGAGGCCGTCGACATCAAGAAGGCCGTCAAGCCCGACCAGGTGCTGATGGTCGTCGACGCCATGACCGGCCAGGATATCGTCAACGTCGTTTCGACCTTTGCCGAGCGCACCGACTTTGACGGCGTGATCATCTCCAAGCTCGACGGTGACGCCCGTGGCGGCGGCGCGCTTTCGGTGCGTCAGGTGACCGGCAAGCCCATCAAGTTCGTGAGCATGGGCGAGAAGCCCGATTCGCTCGAGCCGTTTTATCCCGACCGCATGGCCAAGCGCATTCTGGGTATGGGCGACGTCGTCGGCATCATCGAGAAGGCCCAGGAGGCGGCCGATGCCGAGCAGCTCGAGGCTGCCGAGCGTATGCTGCGCGAGGGCTTCACCATGAACGACATGCTCGACCAGATGAAGGCCGTCAAAAAGATGGGCGGTATGAAGGGCATCCTGGGCATGCTTCCCGGCGGCCAGCGCGCGCTCAACCAGATGGGCGGCAACCTGGACGAGGGCATCTTCGATAAGAACGAGGCCATCATCATGTCGATGACCAAGGAGGAACGCCTGCGTCCCTCCATCATCAACGGCCAGCGCCGTGCCCGCATTGCCAAGGGCGCCGGCGTTACCCCCACCGAGGTCAATAGCCTTATGAAGCAGTGGGGCGAGATGAACAAGATGATGGGCCGCATGCGCACGATGGCCAATCAGGCACAGGCCGGCGGCAAGAAGGGCAAAAAGGGTAAGAAGGGCAAGAAGCTGCGCATGCCCAATATCCCTGGTCTTGACGCTATGGGTCTGGGCGGCATGGGTGGCCTGGGTACGGGCGGCCCCAAGTCCGATATGGACCTGCTGCGCCAGATGGAAGCGCAGATGCGCAATAAAAAGTAACAGCTCATTGAGTCGTGTATGGCGAAGGCCGCCCGGATTGAGTTCCGGGCGGCCTTCGCTGCTTTTATTTGATTGAGCGGCCTGAGATTGCGGTGCCGTGTCGTTAGTGGCAGCCACAGCCCTCGTGGCCCTCGTGGTCGTGATGGCCGTGGCAGCCGCAGGGCTCGCCGTGTTCGTGGGTGTGATCGTGGTCGTGGCCATGGCAGCCACACGTGGCCTCGCCATTCTGCGCGAGCGTGCCGGCGATGAGGGCCTCGACGCAGGCGTCGCAGCTGCCCTGGGCGCCGGCATAGACGGTGACGGCGGCCTGGGCGAGCGCGTTGATGGCGCCGCCGCCGATGCCGCCGCAGATGAGCGTGTCCACGCCGCCGTTGGCGAGCAGGCCCGCCAGGGCGCCGTGACCGGTGCCACCGGTGCCCACGACCTGCTCGTTGAGCACCTTGCCATCCTGGATGTCGTAGATCTTAAATTGCTCGCTGCGGCCAAAGTGCATAAAGATGTTGCCGTTGTCGTACGTCGTTGCCACCCTCATGGTGCCGACCTCCTTTGCTGGCCATGCGGCCGTCGTTGTAGTGATGGGGGAGTACGCGATATTGCCGCCCTCGATGACGAGTGCCCGCCCGTTAATCAGTGCGTTTGCCACCTTACGATGTGCGCGGCTGCAAATGGCCGCCACGGTGGCGCGGGCGATGCCCATCTGCTGGGCGACCGCCTCTTGGTTGAGTCCTTCGAGGTCGCAGAGGCGCAGCACCTCGAGCTCGTCGACGGTCATGTCGATGGCGTCTCCGCTGGCTAGGCCGTCGGGGGTAAAGCCGCGGTATTCGGGGATGATTCCGACGCGGCGAAGTTTTTCGCGTCTTCCTGCCATGCACACTCCTTATCTGGCATATGTCAACAATAGGATAACTCGTTAATCGATGGACGCAAGGTATTTTGGGCATATGTCAGAAATGGCGGCTTATGTTAGGGCTGTGGGGTCGAGCGCGCCTGGGCTACAATAAATCTCGCTTATAGGCGACTGACAGGAGGGTCAATGAGCAAAGCTGATCAACAGTTTGTAACCATGTGCCGCGATATCTTGGACCATGGCACCACTACCGAGGGTCAAAAGGTCCGTCCGGTGTGGGAGGACGGCACCCCTGCCTATACCATTAAAAACTTCGGCGTCACGGCGCGCTACGACCTGCGTGAGGAGTTCCCCGCGCTCACCCTGCGTCGTACGGCGCTTAAGTCTGCCATGGACGAGATCCTGTGGATCTATCAGAAGAAGTCCAATAACGTGCATGACCTCAACAGCCATATCTGGGATGAGTGGGCCGACGAGACCGGTTCGATCGGCAAGGCCTACGGTTATCAGATTGGCCAGAAGAGCCATTATGCCGAGGGTGACTTCGATCAGATGGACCGCGTGCTGTACGACCTTAAGCACACGCCCTATAGCCGCCGCATTATGACGAACACGTACGTGTTCAGTGATCTGTCCGAGATGCACCTGTATCCGTGCGCCTACAGCGTGACCTATAACGTGACGCAGCGTCCGCAGGACGATAAGCCGACGCTCAACATGATTCTCAACCAGCGCAGCCAGGATATTTTGGCCGCGAACAACTGGAATGTGTGCCAGTATGCCATTTTGCTGATGATGGTCGCGCAGTCGGTGGATATGATTCCCGGCGAGCTGCTGCATGTGATTGCCGATGCCCACATTTACGACCGTCATGTCAATATCGTCCGTGAGCTTATCGAGCGTCCGCAGTTTGCGGCGCCTAAGGTAACGCTCAACCCCGACGTCCATGACTTCTATGCGTTTACGACTGACGACCTGATCGTCGAGGGCTACGAGCACGGCCCGCAGGTCAAGAACATTCCCATCGCGGTGTAGGTGATCTGGTTGGCTTGCAAACTTTCCGCCATCGTCGCCGTGTGCGATGACTGGGGTATTGGCTGCGAGGGCGACATGGTGGTGTCCAATCGCGCGGATATGCGCCATTTCGTGGCGTGCACCAAAGGCTGTCCGGTCATCATGGGGCGCAAGACGCTGTTGAGTTTTCCGGGCGGGCGTCCGCTCAAGAACCGCCGCAACATCGTGCTCACGCGTGACGAGGACTTTGCGCCCGAGGGTGTCGATGTGGTGCATAGTGTTGACGAGGCGCTGACTGCTGTGGCCGATGAACCCGTTGCGTGGGTGATCGGCGGCGGCGAGGTGTATCGGCAGTTTTTGCCGTATTGCACCGAGGCCGAGGTTACGCATGACCACTGTGTGCACGCCGTGGATACGTACTTTCCCGATCTGGATGCCGATCCTGCGTGGGAGATTGCGCGGCGTGGCGGTGTTGCCACGATTGCCGCGGGCGAGGGTGACGAGGGTCTCGATTATGAGTTCGTGACGTATCGTCGCGTTGAGGCGTAAATCGTCTGGCGTGAACGGTATCATCGGGTTATTTGAATGCATGGGGCGGCGCTTAGCGTCGCCTCGTTTGGTATAGATGTGCTGTAAAGAAAGGTGCGGGCAGGCTGCTATGACTGATGCCGTTGAGGTGCTGCGAATTGATTCGCTCGAGGACGAGCGGCTCGATGCCTATCTGCGACTGACCGAGCGCGAGCTGCGCTGCGTGCTGGAGCCGCAAAAGGGCATCTTTATCGCCGAGAGTGCCAAGGTCATCGAGCGTGCCGTGCGCGCCGGATATGAGCCGGTGAGCTTTCTTCTGGGCGAGCGCTGGCTCGACCAGATGATGCCGCTGTTTGACCAGCTTGTCGTGCGCGAGGGAGCGGGTCCGGTTCCCGTGTTCGTGGCCTCCATGGAGCTCATGGAGCAGTTGACGGGCTTTAACGTGACGCGCGGCGCGCTGGCGGCGTTCCGTCGCCCGCGTCAGATTCCGGTTGATGAGTTCTTGGGCGGCGTCGTCGAGGCGGCGGGGGAGCGCCCGGTGCGCGTGTGCGTGCTCGAGGGCATTGTCGACCACACCAACGTCGGCGCGATTTTCCGCTCGGCGGCTGCGCTGAACGTCGATGGCATTTTGGTGAGTTCTACGTGCTGCGACCCGCTGTACCGTCGCTCGGCCCGCGTGAGCATGGGCACCGTGTTTCAGGTGCCGTGGACGCGCATTGGCAGCGAGGCTCGTGTGTGGCCGCATGATGGTCTGAGCGCGTTGCACGATGCCGGTTTTTCGTGTGCCGCTATGGCGTTGACGGACGATTCCGTATCGCTGGACGATCACGTGCTGCAGGAGATTGACCGCTTGGCAATCTTTATGGGTACCGAGGGTGCCGGCTTGGGCGCCAAGACCATTGCCGGCTGTGACCACGCGGTGCGCATTCCGATGGCGCACGGGGTCGATTCGCTTAACGTGGCCGCGGCGAGCGCCGTCGCCTTTTGGCAGCTGTGCCCGCACGTGAGCAATGAGTATCACTACCAGCCGGGTTTGTATCACTAGGCAGATATTTCGCACCTGGCTCTGATTCGGGGTGTTTCGGTCGACGCCAGTCGGTGCTAAGCTGATATTGGCTTTGGTCTTAAATTGCCGTTTTGTTGTTTAACATACGTTGGCGGGGAGGGCGTGTGGCTAAGAAATCTACGGCTATCGATGTAACGCAGGGTGTCATTTGGCAACAGCTGCTGTCGCTGTGCGTCCCCATCTTCTTTAGTTCGTTTTTTCAACAGGCTTACACGCTTATCGGTACGTATATCGTTGGCCAGTTTGGCGGCAAGCTCGCGCTGGGCGGCATTCAGGCCACGATGGTCCTCACCGAGCTCTGTATTGGCTTTTGCGTTGGTGTTGGCGCCGGCTGCGCGGTCATTACCGGTCAGTATTTTGGCCAGCACGATGATGAGCGACTGAGTCGTTCGGTCCATACAGCCATGACGCTCGCGCTGGTGGGCGGTATCGCTTTCTCGATTCTTGGCATAGTGTTCGTTGAGCCCATGCTGGTGCTTATGAACACGCCGCATGAACTATTGGCCGAGGGTGTGGCCTATGCTCGCTGTTATTTTGCCGCGATGGTTGCGGCACTGCTGCTGAATATGGGAACCGCACTGCTGCGTGCCGTGGGCGACACGCGCGGGCCCGCCGTGATCATTGCCTCTGGCTGCCTTGTTAACGTGGTGCTGGATATCATCTTTGTCGCTGTGTTGCATATGGAGGCGCTGGGCTGCGGCATCGCAGTGGCGCTGACCATTTGCTCCAATGCAACGATGATCGTGTTGCGCATGATGCGCGCTCCGGGTGCATGGCGTCTTTCGCTGTCTAAGCTCGGTATCGATCGCGGTATTTGCAAGAGTATGATCTCGTGTGGTCTGCCACTCGGTTTTCAATCGGCTGCCTATTCGATCTCGAACGTGCTGATCCAGGTGTCGGTTAATTCGTTTGGCGCCGATGTCACGACTGCTTGGGGTCTATCTGGGCGCCTGGATGGCATTATCTGGATGGTGACCGAGGCGCTCGGCGTATCGATCACTACGTTCTCGGCGCAGAACTTTGGCGCGCGCAACTACGAGCGCATGCGCAAGGGCTACCATACGTCGCTCGTGCTGTCGTTTATGCTCATTGGTGGCCTGTCTGCCGTGCTGCTGGTGTTCTCGAGCCCGCTGTCGCGTTTGTTTGTCGACGATGCTTCGATTTCGGCGTACACCACGACTATCCTCCATTTCATTGCGCCGTTCTATGCGATTTTCTCGATTATCGAGAACGCCTCGGGTTCCATCCGCGGCGCCGGCGTGAGTTTGCAGCCTATGATGCTCACCATCTTTGGCACCGTTGTCTTGAGGGTGATCTGGGTGTTTGCGATCATGCCCTTCGATCCGTCGCTCGAGCATCTACTGCTGGTCTACCCCGTAACCTGGCTCATTACGGCCACGATGTTCACCATCTACCACCACAGCGGCAACTGGCTAGGCCGCGCCACCGCCTAATGATCCCTTGGGGTGGAGGAAAACGGATCATTGCTCTCCGTCGTGATGTCGACGATCCGTTTCTCTTCGTCCCCTTCGGATCAATTAGTATTCGATGCCTTGGCGGGCTAGGAGACCTTCATCGTAGTAGTGTTTGACGGGGCGCATTTCGGTTACTAGGTCGGCAAGGTCGGCGAGGGGTAGCAAGCCGCGGCCGGTGAGCACGAGCTCCGTGGTGGCGGGCTTTATCGCAATCAGTTCCTCGACATTCTCTCGCGCCCCAAAGCAGCCGTCGTCTTGCCCTTGCCGTCGCCTGTATAGATTTGAACCTTGCCGACTTCCAGTGATGCCATCTATGTCCTTTCGTGCCCGGCGTCGGTTTATCGCCGGCCGGGTTGGGTATTCTAGTTAGCATTATCAACCCCAGTAGATGGAGTTCAAGCAGATGGAGATGGATGACAACAAACGTAGACGGAATATGATTCTCTACGTGCTCATCGCCTTCGTCGTCTACCTCGTGCTCTCGACCGTTCTGTTCCCTAACATCGGTCACACGCAGCAGATTACGAAGACCGATTACTCGACGTTTGTCAAAGCGCTCGATAAGAAGAGTGTCGACAAGGTCGAGTACAACACGGACGATTACTCGATTTATTACACCAAGAAGGGCGAGGACGAGAACATCGCCTATAAGACGACCGGTGTGCCGAACGATGCGGGCTTTACCGATCGCGTGCTTGAGTCTGGCGCTTCGCTGGAGTCGGTCGTTCCCGATAAAAACTCGGGTTTGATGACCTACTACCTGCTTACGCTCATCCTTCCCATGGCGATTTTCTTCCTGATCGGCTGGTGGCTCAACCGCCGCATGAAGAAGGCCATGGGTGATGACGGCCCGTCGATGAACTTTGGCGGCGGCGGTTTTGGCGGCGGCGGACTGGGTAAGTCCGGCGCGCGTGTGATCGCCTCCAAGGACGTGGGCGTGACCTTTAAGGATGTCGCCGGCCAGGAAGAGGCAAAGGAGTCCCTCAAGGAGGTCGTCGACTTTCTGGAGAAGCCGCAGCGCTACGAGGAAATCGGCGCAAAGCTGCCGCGCGGTGCTCTCCTTGTCGGCCCTCCGGGTACCGGTAAAACCCTGCTTGCCAAGGCTGTTGCCGGCGAGGCCGGTGTTCCGTTCTTTAGCATTTCGGGCTCTGAGTTCGTTGAGATGTTCGTCGGTCGCGGCGCTGCAAAGGTTCGTGACCTGTTTAAGCAGGCCAAGGAAAAGGCCCCGTGTATCGTCTTTATCGATGAGATCGATACCATCGGTAAGAAGCGCGATGGCGGCGGCTTTAGCGGCAACGACGAGCGCGAGCAGACGCTCAATCAGTTGCTGACCGAGATGGACGGTTTCGACAACCATAAGGGTATCGTCGTCCTCGCCGCAACCAACCGCCCCGACAGCCTCGACCCGGCCCTGCTGCGCCCCGGTCGTTTTGACCGCCGTATTCCCGTCGAGCTGCCCGACCTGACCGGCCGTAAGAACATTCTCGAACTGCATGCCAAGAGCGTGAAGACACAGCCGCCGATTGACCTGACCGCTATTGCCCGCGCCACTCCCGGTGCCTCGGGTGCCGACCTGGCCAATATCATCAACGAGGGCGCTCTGCGCGCTGTCCGCGAGGGTCGCAAGCGTGCCACGCAGGACGACTTTGAGGAGTCGGTGGAGGTCGTCATCGCCGGCCAGCAGCGTAAGTCCACGGTGCTTTCTGACCACGAGAAGCAGGTCGTTTCCTATCATGAGATCGGCCACGCCATCGTTGCCGCCCGCCAGAAGGGCTCCGCTCCGGTTACGAAGATCACCATCGTGCCGCGCACGAGCGGTGCTCTTGGCTACACCATGCAGGTCGAGGAGGACGAGCGCTTCCTGACCACGCGCCAGGAGGTCCTGGACAAGCTCGCCGTCTACTGCGGCGGCCGTGCAGCCGAGGAGCTCATCTTTGGCGAGATGACGACCGGTGCCGCCAACGATATCGAGCAGGCCACCAAGCTCGCCCGTAACATGGTGACGCGCTTTGGTATGTCCGACGAGTTTGGCATGATGGCGCTCGGTACCGTTCAGAATGCGTATCTCAACCAGGACACGTCGCTTACCTGCGCTCCCGGTACGGCCGAGCGCGTAGACGCAATTGTCGCCAAGCTGATCGAGGACGCGCACGATCGCGCCCTGCAGATCCTGAAGGAGAACAAGTTCAAGCTCCATGAGCTTGCCCGTTATCTGTACAAGAAGGAGACCATCACGGGCGAGGAGTTCATGAACCTCCTCATGCGCGAGAATCCGCTGATGCCCAAGCAACAGTAAAGCCGCGGTCGAGCCAGTAAACGCCGACGCCCCATTTGAGCAGCTTTCTCAAATGGGGCGTTTTGCTTGAGAGGGATGGAAATGAAGATCGTGGTGAGCGCCTGCTTGATGGGCGAGAGCTGCAAGTATAACGGGCTCGACAACTACCACCGCGCGTTGGTCGAGGCCTGCGAACGCACGGGGACTGAGGTCTTGTTGGTGTGCCCCGAGGTCTTTGGCGGCCTGCCCACGCAGCGAAAGCCGTCTGAGATTGTGAGCGGCGAGGTCCGTACCTGCGAGGGCATCTCGGTCGATCGCGAGTTTCGCCTGGGTGCCCAACGTGCGCTTGAAATGTGCGAGCAGGCGGGCGGCCCGTCCGAGATCGCTGCGTGCGTCTTGCAGGATCGTAGCCCCTCGTGCGGTGCGGGTCGCGTCTACGATGGCACCTTTAGCGGTACGCTCACCGCGGGCAACGGTATTTTTGTCGATCTGCTGCTGCGTCACGGGTACCGCGTGATTCCGGCTAGCGAGTTCGATCCCAGCATGTTGGAACATTGTCCACAGCACTCGAACCGAACACTTCCTCACGGGTGACCGTTTTGGCATCATCTGTGAAGTCGATATTGAGTACGACCCGGTCATCAAAGACGTAGACCGAGTTGACAGGCGCCGTACCCAGGCAGTCCCTCCCCGCGGCCCTCGCGCAGGAACGCGTACAAGGCCCTCCCGTCTCTTGCGCCCCTCCTGCCCCAAACCCTGCCAGGAGCGAGTGCAGCAAACTGGAAGTTTAAATTAGTCTTTGCCAATAACCTTTGAACCTTCACCATCAATTACAATTCCCTGACGATTGTTAATTGGGCATAGATTCAAATCCGAAAACTCAGTTATTATTTTCTCGGTAACTTTCTTAAATGGTGCTGTAAGAAAATGCGGAAGAACATAGAAATCAATCAAATTAAGCCCTGCATCATCTTCTTGTGAGTAGTCCTCCGGCTTTTCATCCATTTGCTCGATATATTGGATGCTTGGAGCGCATACAATCGCACCTGCCGATTCACCAATCATCAGTTTTCCCTTTGCCAATTCTTTCTTCAGCAGCTCATCCGTTCCCGTTTTACGGAGCTGGTCTATAAGGAAAAAAGAATTTCCGCCGGTAAAATAGATCACATCCGCATCTTCAAAAAGAGACTGTATCGTTGAATAAGCCTCCGTTGAAATATCAATTTCAGTTACGATTGCTCCCAACTTTTTGAATAATTTTCGAGCCGAGCCGACATAACCGGTGTAGCCTTCACGCAGCGAAGCTGTTGGAATAAATGCGACTTTTTTATCTTCAATTTCTTCCTTTATCAGACTTCCTACACTTGAAAA
Proteins encoded in this region:
- the thyA gene encoding thymidylate synthase — protein: MSKADQQFVTMCRDILDHGTTTEGQKVRPVWEDGTPAYTIKNFGVTARYDLREEFPALTLRRTALKSAMDEILWIYQKKSNNVHDLNSHIWDEWADETGSIGKAYGYQIGQKSHYAEGDFDQMDRVLYDLKHTPYSRRIMTNTYVFSDLSEMHLYPCAYSVTYNVTQRPQDDKPTLNMILNQRSQDILAANNWNVCQYAILLMMVAQSVDMIPGELLHVIADAHIYDRHVNIVRELIERPQFAAPKVTLNPDVHDFYAFTTDDLIVEGYEHGPQVKNIPIAV
- the ftsH gene encoding ATP-dependent zinc metalloprotease FtsH, which gives rise to MEMDDNKRRRNMILYVLIAFVVYLVLSTVLFPNIGHTQQITKTDYSTFVKALDKKSVDKVEYNTDDYSIYYTKKGEDENIAYKTTGVPNDAGFTDRVLESGASLESVVPDKNSGLMTYYLLTLILPMAIFFLIGWWLNRRMKKAMGDDGPSMNFGGGGFGGGGLGKSGARVIASKDVGVTFKDVAGQEEAKESLKEVVDFLEKPQRYEEIGAKLPRGALLVGPPGTGKTLLAKAVAGEAGVPFFSISGSEFVEMFVGRGAAKVRDLFKQAKEKAPCIVFIDEIDTIGKKRDGGGFSGNDEREQTLNQLLTEMDGFDNHKGIVVLAATNRPDSLDPALLRPGRFDRRIPVELPDLTGRKNILELHAKSVKTQPPIDLTAIARATPGASGADLANIINEGALRAVREGRKRATQDDFEESVEVVIAGQQRKSTVLSDHEKQVVSYHEIGHAIVAARQKGSAPVTKITIVPRTSGALGYTMQVEEDERFLTTRQEVLDKLAVYCGGRAAEELIFGEMTTGAANDIEQATKLARNMVTRFGMSDEFGMMALGTVQNAYLNQDTSLTCAPGTAERVDAIVAKLIEDAHDRALQILKENKFKLHELARYLYKKETITGEEFMNLLMRENPLMPKQQ
- a CDS encoding peptidase E; the protein is MKLFLCSHFSSVGSLIKEEIEDKKVAFIPTASLREGYTGYVGSARKLFKKLGAIVTEIDISTEAYSTIQSLFEDADVIYFTGGNSFFLIDQLRKTGTDELLKKELAKGKLMIGESAGAIVCAPSIQYIEQMDEKPEDYSQEDDAGLNLIDFYVLPHFLTAPFKKVTEKIITEFSDLNLCPINNRQGIVIDGEGSKVIGKD
- a CDS encoding dihydrofolate reductase — protein: MACKLSAIVAVCDDWGIGCEGDMVVSNRADMRHFVACTKGCPVIMGRKTLLSFPGGRPLKNRRNIVLTRDEDFAPEGVDVVHSVDEALTAVADEPVAWVIGGGEVYRQFLPYCTEAEVTHDHCVHAVDTYFPDLDADPAWEIARRGGVATIAAGEGDEGLDYEFVTYRRVEA
- a CDS encoding DUF134 domain-containing protein, whose protein sequence is MAGRREKLRRVGIIPEYRGFTPDGLASGDAIDMTVDELEVLRLCDLEGLNQEAVAQQMGIARATVAAICSRAHRKVANALINGRALVIEGGNIAYSPITTTTAAWPAKEVGTMRVATTYDNGNIFMHFGRSEQFKIYDIQDGKVLNEQVVGTGGTGHGALAGLLANGGVDTLICGGIGGGAINALAQAAVTVYAGAQGSCDACVEALIAGTLAQNGEATCGCHGHDHDHTHEHGEPCGCHGHHDHEGHEGCGCH
- a CDS encoding MATE family efflux transporter, which produces MAKKSTAIDVTQGVIWQQLLSLCVPIFFSSFFQQAYTLIGTYIVGQFGGKLALGGIQATMVLTELCIGFCVGVGAGCAVITGQYFGQHDDERLSRSVHTAMTLALVGGIAFSILGIVFVEPMLVLMNTPHELLAEGVAYARCYFAAMVAALLLNMGTALLRAVGDTRGPAVIIASGCLVNVVLDIIFVAVLHMEALGCGIAVALTICSNATMIVLRMMRAPGAWRLSLSKLGIDRGICKSMISCGLPLGFQSAAYSISNVLIQVSVNSFGADVTTAWGLSGRLDGIIWMVTEALGVSITTFSAQNFGARNYERMRKGYHTSLVLSFMLIGGLSAVLLVFSSPLSRLFVDDASISAYTTTILHFIAPFYAIFSIIENASGSIRGAGVSLQPMMLTIFGTVVLRVIWVFAIMPFDPSLEHLLLVYPVTWLITATMFTIYHHSGNWLGRATA
- the ffh gene encoding signal recognition particle protein yields the protein MFDSLSDRLNDTFDRLRGKGKLTEADITSAMRDIRMALLEADVNFKVVKEFVAKTKERCMTAEVMESLSPAQNVVKIVLDELTEMLGSTESKLVFSNRIPNVIMLVGLQGSGKTTAAVKLAYLLKKQGRSPLLAACDVYRPAAADQLATLGGEIGVPVFRGDGVHPVDIAKGAIQEAVDHLRDVVIVDTAGRLQIDEQMMQEAVDIKKAVKPDQVLMVVDAMTGQDIVNVVSTFAERTDFDGVIISKLDGDARGGGALSVRQVTGKPIKFVSMGEKPDSLEPFYPDRMAKRILGMGDVVGIIEKAQEAADAEQLEAAERMLREGFTMNDMLDQMKAVKKMGGMKGILGMLPGGQRALNQMGGNLDEGIFDKNEAIIMSMTKEERLRPSIINGQRRARIAKGAGVTPTEVNSLMKQWGEMNKMMGRMRTMANQAQAGGKKGKKGKKGKKLRMPNIPGLDAMGLGGMGGLGTGGPKSDMDLLRQMEAQMRNKK
- a CDS encoding cob(I)yrinic acid a,c-diamide adenosyltransferase; this encodes MLTGRGLLPLADLADLVTEMRPVKHYYDEGLLARQGIEY
- a CDS encoding RNA methyltransferase codes for the protein MTDAVEVLRIDSLEDERLDAYLRLTERELRCVLEPQKGIFIAESAKVIERAVRAGYEPVSFLLGERWLDQMMPLFDQLVVREGAGPVPVFVASMELMEQLTGFNVTRGALAAFRRPRQIPVDEFLGGVVEAAGERPVRVCVLEGIVDHTNVGAIFRSAAALNVDGILVSSTCCDPLYRRSARVSMGTVFQVPWTRIGSEARVWPHDGLSALHDAGFSCAAMALTDDSVSLDDHVLQEIDRLAIFMGTEGAGLGAKTIAGCDHAVRIPMAHGVDSLNVAAASAVAFWQLCPHVSNEYHYQPGLYH
- a CDS encoding DUF523 domain-containing protein, which encodes MKIVVSACLMGESCKYNGLDNYHRALVEACERTGTEVLLVCPEVFGGLPTQRKPSEIVSGEVRTCEGISVDREFRLGAQRALEMCEQAGGPSEIAACVLQDRSPSCGAGRVYDGTFSGTLTAGNGIFVDLLLRHGYRVIPASEFDPSMLEHCPQHSNRTLPHG